The proteins below are encoded in one region of Paralysiella testudinis:
- a CDS encoding RnfABCDGE type electron transport complex subunit B, with protein sequence MSVSINARRIETVLPQTQCRQCGFDGCAPYAEALASGQAAINLCPPGGMPVMHDLAALLNTPPLPLAQADKAAAPKVLAVIDEAACIGCAACIKACPVDAIIGATKQMHTVLANECTGCELCLPPCPVDCIDLQPVADAWLPRARQLADAGLAPREAAASHAQRRHQRRQARLQRLATARRAHLAARAAAVTQTHGSSAKLNPADLIAKAMARAQAQQNQRTEATNQADFAQQQIDKAQARATYRRAQRDLRYGSEAEQAAALAWLRAYKAEQEN encoded by the coding sequence ATGTCTGTGTCCATAAATGCCCGCCGTATCGAAACCGTGTTACCGCAAACCCAATGCCGCCAATGCGGCTTTGACGGCTGTGCGCCTTATGCCGAAGCGCTGGCCAGTGGCCAAGCCGCCATCAATCTGTGTCCGCCCGGCGGCATGCCGGTAATGCACGATCTGGCCGCGCTGCTCAACACCCCGCCCTTGCCGTTGGCACAAGCCGATAAAGCCGCCGCGCCCAAAGTGCTGGCGGTGATTGATGAAGCCGCCTGCATCGGCTGTGCCGCCTGCATTAAAGCCTGCCCGGTGGATGCCATTATCGGCGCCACCAAGCAAATGCACACCGTATTGGCCAACGAATGCACCGGCTGCGAGCTGTGTCTGCCGCCTTGTCCGGTAGACTGTATCGACTTGCAGCCGGTGGCCGATGCCTGGCTGCCGCGTGCACGCCAACTGGCCGATGCCGGTTTGGCTCCGCGCGAAGCCGCCGCCAGCCATGCACAGCGCCGCCACCAACGCCGCCAAGCCCGCTTGCAACGCTTGGCCACTGCCCGCCGCGCCCATTTGGCCGCCCGCGCCGCCGCCGTTACCCAAACGCATGGCAGCAGCGCCAAACTCAATCCGGCCGATTTGATTGCCAAGGCCATGGCGCGGGCGCAAGCGCAGCAAAACCAGCGCACCGAAGCCACCAACCAAGCCGACTTTGCCCAACAGCAAATCGACAAAGCCCAAGCCCGCGCCACCTACCGCCGTGCCCAGCGCGATTTGCGCTACGGCAGCGAAGCGGAACAAGCCGCCGCACTGGCGTGGCTGCGGGCGTATAAGGCCGAGCAAGAGAATTAA
- the aroE gene encoding shikimate dehydrogenase has translation MLEYAVFGNPIAHSRSPQIHQAFARQQGLPMVYERVLAPLDGFQAALADFFRGGGVGANVTVPFKTEAYAAADVLSARAQAAGAVNTLYQQPDGRILGDNTDGEGLVRDIVDLHGHALAGKTILLLGAGGAARGAVGALLAAQPQALTVVNRTADKARQLAAEQGVHWAEYAAVAAQRFDVVINATSGSLNGDLPPLADAVLAKAELVYDMMYAAAPTPFLAHARACGAAAVADGLGMLVAQAAAAYALWRGFSPEIAPVVAQIRAEMEPICAG, from the coding sequence ATGCTGGAATATGCCGTATTCGGCAACCCGATTGCCCACAGCCGCTCGCCGCAGATTCATCAGGCCTTTGCCCGCCAACAAGGCTTGCCTATGGTGTATGAGCGGGTGTTGGCACCGCTGGATGGTTTTCAGGCAGCCTTGGCTGATTTTTTCCGTGGTGGCGGCGTGGGTGCCAATGTAACCGTGCCGTTTAAAACCGAAGCCTATGCCGCCGCCGATGTGTTGTCGGCGCGCGCCCAAGCCGCCGGTGCGGTAAACACCTTATATCAGCAGCCCGATGGCCGCATTTTGGGCGACAACACCGATGGCGAAGGGCTGGTGCGCGATATCGTTGATTTACACGGCCATGCCTTGGCGGGCAAAACCATTTTGCTGTTGGGTGCGGGCGGTGCCGCTCGCGGTGCCGTTGGTGCTTTGCTGGCCGCGCAACCGCAGGCGCTCACGGTGGTGAACCGTACGGCGGATAAAGCGCGGCAATTGGCGGCAGAGCAAGGTGTGCACTGGGCGGAATATGCCGCCGTGGCGGCGCAGCGCTTTGATGTGGTGATCAACGCCACTTCAGGCAGCCTCAACGGCGATTTACCGCCGCTGGCCGATGCGGTATTGGCCAAGGCCGAATTGGTGTACGACATGATGTACGCCGCCGCACCCACGCCGTTTTTGGCTCATGCCCGCGCTTGCGGTGCCGCCGCAGTGGCCGACGGCTTGGGCATGTTGGTGGCGCAAGCGGCGGCGGCGTATGCTTTATGGCGCGGCTTTAGCCCCGAGATTGCGCCGGTGGTGGCGCAAATCCGCGCAGAAATGGAGCCGATATGCGCTGGCTGA
- a CDS encoding metallophosphoesterase: MNRTYFFLTLILVYQASLLAVVAAVGWWLKPYWQRFGRRSAMLLLWLALNGVLAASMLRLGPMGFKSGGMVLMLVFYAALTAVLALAAYALLRLLRRPAVQAARWVRIGAPLLFVGWLGLGWWSAYSPQVVRYDLSISKPLAQPLKIALVSDLHLGQWVGKRQLHKLADIMTQEQPDIILIAGDVMDDLPDVYRRQNMQTALARLQAPLGVYATLGNHDNYRGVQGDIVHDIRDAGVVPLRDEMRKVHNRLWLVGRRDDVEAGRLPLSALMNDTLRQSPLPVVVIDHQPTEALRNSREAIDLQVSGHTHRGQVWPATWLVRRFQTYDYGHFELNGRHLVVSSGYGLWGVPLRIGTRAEVAMITLHNP, from the coding sequence ATGAACCGAACTTATTTTTTCCTCACCTTAATCCTCGTTTATCAGGCTTCACTATTGGCGGTGGTGGCCGCCGTGGGCTGGTGGCTTAAGCCTTATTGGCAGCGCTTTGGCCGCCGCAGTGCCATGCTGTTGCTGTGGCTGGCGCTCAATGGCGTGCTGGCGGCCAGCATGTTGCGGCTGGGGCCGATGGGCTTTAAAAGCGGCGGCATGGTGTTGATGTTGGTGTTTTACGCCGCGCTTACCGCCGTGCTGGCGCTGGCGGCTTATGCACTGCTGCGGCTGCTGCGCCGCCCTGCTGTGCAGGCCGCACGCTGGGTGCGCATTGGCGCGCCGCTGTTGTTTGTCGGCTGGCTGGGGCTGGGCTGGTGGAGTGCGTATTCGCCGCAGGTGGTGCGCTACGATTTAAGCATCAGCAAACCGTTGGCGCAGCCGCTGAAAATCGCGCTGGTGAGCGATTTGCATTTGGGGCAATGGGTAGGCAAGCGCCAGTTGCACAAGCTGGCCGATATTATGACGCAAGAGCAGCCCGATATTATTCTGATTGCCGGTGATGTGATGGACGACTTGCCCGATGTATACCGCCGGCAAAACATGCAAACCGCACTTGCCCGCTTGCAGGCGCCTTTGGGCGTGTATGCCACCTTGGGCAACCACGACAATTATCGCGGCGTGCAAGGCGATATTGTGCACGATATCCGCGACGCCGGTGTGGTGCCGCTGCGCGATGAAATGCGCAAGGTACACAACCGCCTGTGGCTGGTGGGGCGGCGCGATGATGTGGAAGCCGGCCGCCTGCCCTTGTCTGCTTTAATGAATGACACCCTGCGCCAAAGCCCGCTGCCGGTGGTGGTGATTGACCACCAACCCACCGAAGCGCTGCGCAATAGCCGCGAAGCCATCGATTTGCAAGTAAGCGGCCACACCCACCGCGGCCAAGTCTGGCCGGCCACTTGGCTGGTGCGCCGTTTCCAAACCTACGACTACGGCCATTTCGAGCTTAACGGCCGCCATTTGGTGGTGTCCAGCGGCTATGGCTTGTGGGGCGTGCCGCTGCGCATCGGCACTCGCGCCGAAGTGGCGATGATTACCCTGCACAATCCTTGA
- a CDS encoding heavy metal translocating P-type ATPase — protein sequence MDKEPCFHCGLDVPASVDLPIEFEGHAHPTCCAGCQAVAQSIIGAGLGSYYHQRTADAQQAALPPQEMMAQLKLYDLPEVQADFVEVLAENEREAVLMLSGITCAACVWLIEQQLLRLPGVLRVDINYSTERVRVAWDNSRAALSDILLRVQSTGYQAAPYDAQKVDAQAQKERKQALVRLWVAGLSMMQVMMYVVPTYLYGDDIEEPFLWLLHWASMVLTLPVMLYSAVPFYRGALRDWRNKRVGMDTPVAIAIVAAFSASCYALLTRQEHGIYFDSISMFVFLLLGGRYLEQMARRKAASATERLIKLVPAFCHKLPDYPASEASEEAVVAKLAVGDVLLVKPGEVIPVDGRVLRGESAVNEAMLTGESVPVAKAAGAAVVAGTLNTASPLLIETAQVGGDTRLAHIVRLLDRALAQKPRMVELADRYASWFVAGLLLLSVLVFGVWTYLDGSNRALWITVSLLVATCPCALSLATPAALAASTGNLAGQGVLIGRGHALETLAHIDDVVFDKTGTLTEGRLAVQQIQTVQSQADTALLTAIAQALEAQSEHPVAQALLRLPENTEYNISAHNRINRVGHGVTAQVHSGGEETIWAIGRADFVAEIAGPLPPELAKIEHSGTVVYLGNAQGFQAAFLLQDQTKSGAARLLAQLKQAGVRRHLLSGDRSAAVEHLAAELQLDAYRAEATPEDKLAYVAALQQQGRKVLMVGDGINDAPVLAKADVSVAVAEGADVARDGADVVLLNDDIGMIAPLLRQAERTRTIIRENLLWATAYNAIAVPLAATGHVTPWVAALGMSLSSLLVLANALRLLKSKTA from the coding sequence ATGGATAAAGAACCTTGTTTTCACTGCGGGCTGGACGTACCGGCCTCGGTTGACTTACCAATCGAATTTGAAGGCCATGCCCACCCCACCTGCTGCGCCGGTTGCCAAGCGGTGGCACAAAGCATTATCGGTGCCGGTTTGGGCAGCTATTACCACCAGCGTACCGCCGATGCCCAGCAAGCCGCTTTGCCGCCGCAAGAAATGATGGCGCAGCTCAAACTCTACGATTTGCCCGAAGTACAGGCCGATTTTGTGGAAGTGTTGGCCGAAAACGAACGCGAAGCGGTGTTGATGCTCTCCGGCATCACCTGCGCGGCCTGCGTGTGGCTGATTGAGCAGCAATTGCTGCGCCTGCCCGGCGTGTTGCGGGTAGACATCAACTACAGCACCGAGCGCGTGCGCGTGGCGTGGGACAACAGCCGCGCAGCTTTGTCGGACATCCTGCTGCGGGTGCAAAGCACCGGCTACCAAGCCGCGCCCTACGATGCGCAAAAAGTGGACGCACAAGCGCAAAAAGAGCGCAAACAGGCATTGGTGCGGCTGTGGGTGGCCGGTTTGTCGATGATGCAGGTAATGATGTATGTGGTGCCCACTTATTTGTATGGCGACGACATCGAAGAGCCGTTTTTGTGGCTGCTGCATTGGGCCAGCATGGTGCTCACCCTGCCGGTGATGCTGTATTCGGCAGTGCCGTTTTACCGTGGCGCACTGCGCGATTGGCGCAACAAGCGCGTGGGCATGGACACACCGGTGGCGATTGCGATTGTGGCGGCGTTTAGTGCCAGCTGCTATGCCCTGCTCACCCGCCAAGAGCACGGCATTTATTTCGACTCAATTTCCATGTTTGTATTCTTGCTGCTGGGCGGGCGCTATCTGGAGCAAATGGCGCGGCGCAAAGCCGCCAGCGCCACCGAGCGGCTGATTAAACTGGTGCCCGCGTTTTGCCACAAACTGCCCGATTACCCGGCCAGCGAGGCCAGCGAAGAAGCGGTGGTGGCCAAGCTGGCGGTGGGCGATGTGCTGCTGGTGAAGCCCGGCGAGGTGATTCCGGTAGACGGCCGCGTGCTGCGCGGCGAAAGCGCGGTAAACGAAGCCATGCTCACCGGCGAAAGCGTGCCGGTGGCCAAAGCCGCCGGTGCCGCCGTGGTGGCGGGCACCCTCAACACCGCCAGCCCTTTATTGATTGAAACCGCCCAAGTGGGCGGCGACACCCGCTTGGCGCATATTGTGCGCCTGCTCGACCGCGCATTGGCGCAAAAGCCGCGCATGGTGGAGCTGGCCGACCGCTACGCCTCGTGGTTTGTGGCCGGTTTGCTGCTGCTGTCGGTGCTGGTGTTCGGCGTGTGGACGTATCTGGACGGCAGCAACCGCGCCTTGTGGATTACCGTATCGCTGCTGGTGGCCACTTGCCCGTGCGCCTTGTCGCTGGCCACCCCGGCGGCATTGGCCGCCAGCACCGGCAACTTGGCCGGACAAGGCGTGCTAATCGGGCGCGGCCATGCACTGGAAACGCTGGCGCACATCGACGATGTGGTGTTTGACAAAACCGGCACCCTCACCGAAGGGCGGCTGGCAGTGCAACAAATCCAAACCGTGCAATCTCAAGCCGACACCGCTTTATTAACCGCCATAGCGCAAGCGCTGGAAGCGCAATCCGAGCACCCGGTGGCGCAAGCCTTGTTGCGGCTGCCTGAAAACACTGAGTACAACATAAGCGCCCACAACCGCATCAACCGCGTGGGGCACGGCGTTACCGCGCAAGTGCACAGCGGCGGCGAGGAAACCATTTGGGCAATTGGCCGAGCCGATTTTGTTGCCGAAATTGCCGGGCCCTTGCCGCCCGAATTGGCCAAAATCGAGCACAGCGGCACCGTGGTGTATCTGGGCAATGCGCAGGGCTTTCAGGCAGCCTTTTTGCTGCAAGACCAAACCAAAAGCGGCGCTGCCCGCCTGCTGGCTCAGTTGAAGCAAGCAGGTGTGCGCCGCCATTTGCTCAGTGGCGACCGCAGTGCTGCGGTTGAACATTTGGCCGCCGAATTGCAGCTCGACGCCTACCGCGCCGAAGCCACGCCCGAAGACAAGCTGGCCTATGTGGCCGCTTTGCAGCAGCAAGGGCGCAAAGTGCTGATGGTGGGCGACGGCATCAACGACGCCCCAGTGCTGGCCAAGGCGGATGTATCGGTGGCGGTGGCCGAAGGCGCCGACGTGGCACGCGATGGCGCCGATGTGGTGCTGCTCAACGACGACATCGGCATGATTGCACCGCTGCTGCGCCAAGCCGAACGCACCCGCACCATCATCCGTGAAAACCTGCTGTGGGCCACCGCCTACAACGCCATCGCCGTACCCCTGGCCGCCACCGGCCATGTAACCCCGTGGGTGGCGGCACTGGGCATGAGCCTAAGCTCTTTGCTGGTGCTGGCCAATGCACTGCGTTTATTGAAAAGCAAAACAGCTTGA
- the dsbD gene encoding protein-disulfide reductase DsbD: MNIVQRFFALLTLLLCTTAFAVDGSRLLPAEQAFVPHLSVNDQGIDVRFELADGYYLYRSKIEAATNPDALLGEPTFSSGKEKTDDFFGTQEVYYHQAGAHWPYRQPGQGISHTLTLSYQGCADVGVCYPPVQTTFEINGNGEYSPPVVKPANPFLQPDNSLPRTPATNPASSRFTLSWDTLNANLLAFFVAGLGLSLTACMYPLLPIVSSIIVGDQSGSKRRAFTLSMVYVQGLALTYTLVGVVAGLSGALLTVWLQQPWVVLSAAAIMVVLALAMFDVYSLQLPARLQSFFHNQSNKLSGGKIASVFGMGMFSALIVGPCVAPPLAFALGYIGQTGDAALGGIALYALAMGTGVPLILAGTFGGHILPRAGAWMNGIKYAFGVILLAVAVYMATPFLPYAVVVGAYSLLMIIPAGLLLTRSRRLAGKLKPAATILGVLLMAGGIYFAAQSSRLYSTGLHRALSITPPGQVHFGRTFFHPDDLNAAKAAAFAQNSQAPILVDFYADWCVSCKEMAAYTFNNPEVQAALDEQSFFQIDVTANTPAQQALLKEYGLFGPPGLFVEYADGRRSEPLLGFAPPAAFLDWYRQQTAQP; the protein is encoded by the coding sequence ATGAATATAGTGCAACGTTTTTTCGCCCTGCTCACCTTATTATTGTGTACCACCGCCTTTGCCGTAGACGGCAGCCGCCTGCTGCCTGCCGAGCAAGCCTTCGTACCGCATTTAAGCGTCAACGACCAAGGCATTGATGTGCGCTTTGAGTTAGCCGACGGCTATTATCTGTACCGCAGCAAAATCGAAGCCGCCACCAATCCCGATGCCTTGCTGGGCGAGCCCACGTTCAGCAGCGGCAAAGAAAAAACCGATGATTTTTTTGGCACTCAAGAAGTGTATTACCACCAAGCCGGTGCCCATTGGCCGTATCGCCAGCCCGGCCAAGGTATCAGCCACACCCTTACGCTGAGCTATCAAGGCTGTGCCGATGTGGGCGTGTGTTATCCGCCGGTGCAAACCACCTTTGAAATCAACGGCAACGGCGAATACAGCCCGCCCGTCGTCAAGCCCGCCAATCCGTTTTTACAGCCAGACAACAGCCTGCCGCGCACACCGGCCACCAATCCCGCCAGCAGCCGCTTCACGCTGTCGTGGGATACCCTCAACGCCAATTTATTGGCGTTTTTTGTCGCCGGTTTGGGCTTAAGCCTCACCGCCTGCATGTATCCTTTGCTGCCGATTGTGTCGAGCATTATCGTGGGCGACCAAAGCGGCAGCAAGCGCCGCGCCTTCACCTTATCCATGGTGTATGTGCAAGGGCTGGCGCTCACCTACACCTTGGTGGGCGTGGTGGCCGGTTTGAGTGGTGCGCTACTCACCGTGTGGCTGCAACAGCCGTGGGTGGTGCTCAGCGCCGCCGCCATTATGGTGGTGTTGGCGCTGGCCATGTTTGATGTATACAGCCTGCAACTGCCTGCGCGGCTGCAAAGCTTCTTTCATAATCAAAGCAACAAACTTTCCGGCGGCAAAATTGCTTCCGTGTTCGGCATGGGCATGTTTTCCGCGCTGATTGTCGGCCCTTGCGTGGCACCGCCGCTGGCGTTTGCGCTGGGCTATATCGGCCAAACCGGCGACGCCGCTTTGGGCGGCATTGCCCTGTATGCGCTGGCGATGGGCACCGGCGTGCCGCTGATACTGGCGGGCACCTTTGGCGGCCATATCCTGCCGCGTGCCGGTGCTTGGATGAACGGCATCAAATACGCCTTCGGGGTGATTTTGCTGGCGGTGGCAGTGTATATGGCCACCCCGTTTCTGCCCTATGCTGTGGTGGTGGGCGCCTACAGCCTGCTGATGATTATTCCGGCCGGTTTGCTGCTCACGCGCAGCCGCCGCTTGGCAGGCAAACTCAAACCCGCCGCCACGATTTTGGGTGTGCTATTAATGGCAGGCGGCATTTACTTCGCCGCCCAAAGCAGCCGCTTATACAGCACCGGCCTACACCGAGCGCTGAGCATCACCCCGCCCGGGCAAGTGCATTTCGGCCGCACCTTCTTCCATCCCGATGATTTGAATGCCGCCAAGGCCGCCGCATTTGCGCAAAACAGCCAAGCGCCGATATTGGTGGATTTCTATGCCGACTGGTGTGTGTCGTGCAAGGAAATGGCCGCTTACACCTTTAACAATCCGGAAGTTCAGGCAGCCTTAGACGAGCAAAGTTTTTTCCAAATCGATGTCACCGCCAACACCCCGGCACAACAAGCCCTGCTTAAAGAATACGGCCTTTTCGGCCCGCCCGGTCTGTTTGTGGAATATGCAGACGGGCGCCGCAGCGAGCCATTGCTGGGCTTTGCGCCACCGGCGGCATTTTTGGATTGGTATCGGCAACAAACGGCACAGCCTTAA
- a CDS encoding IS5 family transposase produces MPRTLLKDEHWTKLLPILRDLGIYSKPNLRRILEGILYRIRTGIPWRDLPEYFGKYHTVYTAYNRWSEKGIFTAILKQLSQESDLEWVAIDGSYIRAHQHCASALSAQEDHAIGMSRGGRTSKIHLAVDAAGNPVEVIVTAGNIHDVTVAPELLDNINLAETELVNADKGYDSDRLREQIEQSGAKANIPYKRNREEKNKDMDWYLYKIRHLVENAFCRLKHFRAIASRYDKLKRNFHSTVLLGCIVMWLPL; encoded by the coding sequence ATGCCCCGTACACTACTCAAAGATGAACATTGGACGAAGCTGTTACCTATTCTGCGTGATTTGGGTATTTATAGCAAACCCAATTTGCGCAGAATTCTTGAAGGCATACTTTACAGAATAAGAACCGGCATACCGTGGCGGGATTTACCCGAGTATTTCGGCAAGTATCATACTGTTTATACCGCTTATAACCGTTGGTCAGAAAAAGGCATTTTTACTGCAATCTTGAAACAGCTCAGCCAAGAGAGTGACTTGGAGTGGGTAGCCATAGACGGCAGTTATATCCGTGCCCACCAACACTGCGCCTCAGCGCTCAGTGCGCAAGAGGATCACGCAATCGGTATGAGCCGAGGCGGCAGAACCAGCAAGATTCATCTGGCTGTAGATGCTGCAGGCAATCCGGTTGAGGTTATCGTTACTGCGGGCAATATCCATGATGTCACCGTTGCACCGGAGCTGCTTGACAACATCAACCTTGCCGAAACTGAGTTGGTTAATGCGGACAAAGGTTACGATTCAGACCGGCTCAGGGAGCAAATAGAGCAAAGCGGTGCGAAAGCCAATATTCCCTATAAAAGAAATAGGGAAGAGAAAAATAAAGACATGGACTGGTATTTATATAAAATCAGGCATTTGGTAGAGAATGCCTTTTGCCGTTTGAAACATTTCCGAGCGATTGCCAGCCGTTACGATAAGCTGAAACGCAACTTCCACAGTACGGTTTTATTGGGGTGCATTGTGATGTGGTTACCTTTATGA
- the glnA gene encoding type I glutamate--ammonia ligase, giving the protein MSIQNVVNLIEEFQVKFIDLRFTDTKGKQQHVSLPARIVLEDPEEWFENGQAFDGSSIGGWKGIQASDMQLKPDAATAFIDPFYDEPTLVLTCDVIDPANGQGYDRDPRSIAKRAEAYLKSSGLGDTAYFGPEPEFFVFDGIEFETDMSGTRYKIHSEEAAWSSGKSYDGQNTGHRPFVKGGYFPVAPVDSGQDLRSACTLILEEIGIPVEVHHHEVATAGQMEIGTRFNTLTRRADWTQDLKYVIQNVAHNFGKTATFMPKPIMGDNGSGMHVHQSIWKDGQNLFAGDGYAGLSDVALYYIGGIIKHAKALNAITNPSTNSYKRLVPHFEAPTKLAYSAKNRSASIRIPHVASSKGRRIEARFPDPMANPYLCFAALLMAGLDGIQNKIHPGDPADKNLYDLPPEEDALVPTVCASLEEALAALKADHEFLTRGGVFSQDWIDSYIAFKEEDVRRIRMAPHPLEFEMYYSL; this is encoded by the coding sequence ATGTCCATTCAAAATGTGGTCAACCTGATTGAAGAGTTCCAAGTCAAATTTATCGACTTGCGTTTTACCGACACCAAAGGCAAGCAACAGCACGTTTCCCTGCCTGCGCGCATTGTATTGGAAGACCCGGAAGAATGGTTTGAAAACGGCCAAGCGTTTGACGGCTCCTCTATCGGCGGCTGGAAAGGCATTCAAGCTTCCGATATGCAGCTCAAACCCGATGCGGCCACCGCCTTTATCGATCCCTTCTACGACGAGCCCACACTGGTGCTCACCTGTGATGTGATTGACCCGGCCAACGGCCAAGGCTACGACCGCGACCCGCGCTCCATCGCCAAACGCGCCGAAGCCTATTTGAAATCGTCTGGCTTGGGCGACACCGCCTACTTCGGCCCCGAGCCGGAATTCTTTGTGTTCGACGGCATCGAATTTGAAACCGATATGTCCGGCACCCGCTACAAAATCCACTCCGAAGAAGCCGCTTGGTCTTCCGGCAAATCCTACGACGGCCAAAACACCGGCCACCGCCCGTTTGTAAAAGGCGGCTATTTCCCCGTAGCCCCGGTGGATTCCGGCCAAGATTTGCGCTCGGCCTGCACCCTGATTCTGGAAGAAATCGGCATTCCGGTGGAAGTACACCACCACGAAGTGGCCACCGCCGGACAAATGGAAATCGGCACCCGCTTCAACACCCTCACCCGCCGTGCCGACTGGACCCAAGATTTGAAATACGTGATCCAAAACGTGGCGCACAACTTCGGCAAAACCGCCACTTTTATGCCCAAACCGATTATGGGCGACAACGGCTCCGGCATGCACGTGCACCAATCGATTTGGAAAGACGGCCAAAACCTGTTTGCGGGCGACGGCTATGCCGGCTTGTCTGATGTGGCACTGTACTACATCGGCGGCATCATCAAACACGCCAAAGCGCTGAACGCGATTACCAATCCGTCCACCAACTCCTACAAACGCCTGGTGCCGCACTTTGAAGCGCCCACCAAACTGGCTTATTCCGCCAAAAACCGCTCGGCTTCCATCCGCATCCCACATGTGGCCAGCAGCAAAGGCCGCCGCATCGAAGCGCGCTTCCCCGATCCGATGGCCAACCCCTACCTGTGCTTTGCCGCACTCTTGATGGCGGGCTTAGACGGCATCCAAAACAAAATCCACCCGGGCGACCCGGCCGACAAAAACCTCTACGACCTGCCGCCGGAAGAAGATGCCTTGGTGCCCACCGTATGCGCCTCTTTAGAAGAAGCATTGGCCGCCCTGAAAGCCGACCACGAATTCCTCACCCGCGGCGGCGTGTTCAGCCAAGACTGGATCGACAGCTACATCGCCTTTAAAGAAGAAGACGTACGCCGCATCCGCATGGCACCGCACCCGCTGGAATTTGAAATGTATTACAGCCTGTAA